A region of Chitinophaga horti DNA encodes the following proteins:
- a CDS encoding glycoside hydrolase family 3 N-terminal domain-containing protein, translated as MRKIFLAMGFTGLLMVNYAAPVHVHDHAFEKEKKKKEHPTRPAQRSAADQWADSVFNSLSHEERIAQLIMIRAHSNFGQDHINAVIRDIRNNKVGGLVFFQGGPARQANLLNAYQAISKVPLLVAIDGEWGLGMRLDSAIAFPRNLMLGAVQDSGLIYEIGQAIGEQCKRVGVNVNFAPVVDVNNNPNNPVINDRSFGEDKYQVARMGIAMIKGMQDVGVMACAKHFPGHGDTDTDSHYDLPLIKKSLAELDSLEIYPFKRAIDAGVGMVMVAHLNIPALDKRANTPSSISPNVVTKLLQKDLGFDGLIVTDALEMQGIAKYHKNGQESLQSLLAGNHLMELPSTSKGSIDAIAAAIRKGQISKEEVYKRVKKVLRAKYELGLGNWQPINTTNIAQDINVKTMALRKRVSEAAITLLRNDNNLMPFSPAVNHSRKLAVLAVGADGNNTFLSAVKEMKPDVDTYIFSSRMGEAQIAALVQRLKNDYSSVIVSLHNYSRRPANDFGIPRSQKQLINQLQQEMPTATVLFGNPYAAKFFCDASTIITAYEDDSTTQRATAEVLFGRIVPKGKLPVTVCTNFKFGDGITEYPRPVALLEEAAPESVGMNSQTLMRIDSLAYDMIAKGAAPGCSIVALKDGKLIYNKSFGHYDYSQREAVTPQSIYDLASVTKICATTISVMRLYDEGRLHLDSTLGAYLPWTRGTDKQNLRIRDVLLHQAGLVSYIPFYKEAISPNGYPDTLLFRAEQDSMHTLRVAEHLYMQPRFVDTMFSRILTSKLAGRSYIYSDNDFIFLGKVVEQITGKTLDRYVKEAFYDPLGMTTTGFQPRERFPLSQIVPTEFEHIFRIQWIRGDVHDPGAAMFGGVAGHAGLFSDAYDLGILLQMLANGGSFNGIQYIKPETIKLFTAYNTDISRRGLGFDKPEKDNSTRRDAYPSKFASPQVYGHTGFTGTCVWVDPQYNLVFVYLSNRVTPNGGANTKISSLNVRGNIMDVLYQAMASR; from the coding sequence ATGAGGAAGATATTTTTAGCAATGGGATTTACCGGGTTGCTAATGGTAAACTATGCAGCCCCGGTCCACGTTCACGATCATGCGTTTGAGAAAGAAAAGAAAAAGAAAGAACATCCTACCCGCCCGGCTCAACGAAGCGCCGCGGACCAATGGGCAGACAGTGTTTTTAATTCCCTCAGCCACGAGGAGCGCATCGCCCAGTTAATTATGATAAGGGCGCACTCCAATTTCGGGCAAGATCACATTAACGCAGTTATACGAGATATCCGGAATAATAAAGTTGGCGGACTGGTGTTTTTCCAGGGCGGTCCGGCCAGGCAGGCTAATTTGCTGAATGCATACCAGGCCATCAGCAAAGTGCCGTTGCTCGTGGCCATCGACGGCGAGTGGGGCCTGGGCATGCGGCTGGACAGTGCTATTGCTTTTCCCCGCAACCTTATGCTGGGCGCGGTGCAGGACAGTGGCCTGATTTACGAGATTGGCCAGGCGATTGGCGAACAGTGTAAACGGGTAGGCGTAAACGTGAATTTTGCGCCGGTAGTGGATGTGAATAACAATCCGAATAACCCTGTTATTAACGACCGTTCCTTCGGAGAAGATAAATACCAGGTGGCCCGTATGGGCATCGCCATGATCAAGGGTATGCAGGATGTGGGCGTGATGGCCTGTGCCAAACACTTTCCGGGACATGGTGATACCGACACCGATTCGCATTATGATCTTCCGTTGATCAAGAAATCGCTTGCAGAGCTGGACTCACTCGAAATATATCCATTTAAACGTGCGATAGATGCGGGCGTAGGTATGGTGATGGTAGCGCACCTGAACATCCCTGCTTTAGATAAAAGAGCCAACACGCCCAGTTCAATATCTCCCAACGTAGTCACCAAACTGCTGCAAAAAGATCTTGGATTTGACGGGTTGATCGTGACCGATGCCCTTGAAATGCAGGGCATTGCGAAGTATCACAAGAATGGACAAGAATCGCTGCAGTCGCTGCTGGCCGGCAACCACCTGATGGAATTGCCATCTACCTCGAAAGGAAGTATTGATGCTATTGCCGCCGCCATTCGCAAAGGGCAAATCAGCAAAGAAGAAGTATATAAAAGAGTGAAGAAGGTGTTACGCGCTAAGTACGAATTAGGACTTGGCAACTGGCAACCAATTAACACCACCAATATCGCGCAGGATATTAACGTGAAAACGATGGCCTTACGTAAACGCGTATCCGAAGCGGCCATCACACTTTTGCGCAACGATAATAACCTCATGCCTTTTTCTCCGGCAGTGAACCATAGCCGCAAGTTGGCGGTACTGGCCGTTGGAGCTGATGGTAATAACACCTTCCTGTCCGCAGTAAAAGAAATGAAGCCGGATGTGGACACCTATATCTTTTCTTCCCGTATGGGCGAAGCGCAAATTGCGGCGCTCGTGCAGCGGTTGAAAAACGATTATTCTTCCGTGATCGTGAGCTTACATAATTATAGCCGCCGACCTGCGAACGACTTTGGTATTCCGCGCAGCCAGAAGCAACTGATTAACCAGCTGCAGCAGGAAATGCCAACCGCAACCGTGTTGTTCGGTAACCCTTACGCTGCTAAGTTCTTCTGCGACGCCTCTACGATCATCACCGCATATGAAGACGACTCCACCACGCAGCGCGCTACGGCCGAAGTGTTGTTTGGTCGCATCGTTCCCAAAGGAAAGCTGCCTGTAACCGTGTGCACCAATTTTAAGTTCGGCGATGGCATTACCGAATACCCGCGCCCTGTCGCCTTACTCGAGGAAGCCGCGCCGGAATCTGTTGGCATGAATAGTCAAACACTGATGCGCATCGATTCGCTGGCATACGATATGATCGCCAAGGGCGCAGCGCCTGGTTGTAGCATTGTTGCTTTGAAGGACGGGAAACTTATCTACAATAAATCGTTCGGCCACTATGATTACAGTCAGCGTGAAGCCGTAACGCCGCAATCCATTTATGATCTGGCCTCCGTTACAAAAATTTGCGCCACCACCATTTCAGTGATGCGTCTTTACGACGAAGGCCGCTTACACCTGGATAGTACCCTGGGCGCATACTTGCCCTGGACGCGCGGTACCGATAAACAAAACCTGCGCATCCGCGATGTGCTGCTGCATCAGGCAGGACTCGTTTCTTACATTCCATTTTATAAAGAAGCGATTTCGCCTAACGGTTATCCAGACACGTTGCTGTTTCGCGCCGAGCAAGATTCTATGCACACTTTGCGTGTAGCAGAACATTTGTATATGCAGCCACGCTTCGTGGATACGATGTTCAGCCGCATTCTTACGAGCAAGCTGGCCGGCAGAAGTTACATTTACAGCGACAACGACTTTATCTTTCTCGGTAAAGTGGTGGAGCAGATCACAGGCAAAACGCTGGACCGTTACGTAAAAGAAGCTTTTTACGATCCGCTGGGGATGACCACGACGGGCTTTCAACCACGCGAGCGGTTTCCGTTATCGCAAATTGTGCCTACAGAGTTTGAACATATCTTCCGCATACAATGGATAAGAGGTGATGTGCACGATCCCGGAGCTGCGATGTTTGGCGGTGTGGCCGGTCATGCCGGTCTTTTTTCCGATGCATACGATCTGGGCATCCTGCTGCAGATGTTAGCGAACGGAGGTTCGTTTAATGGTATTCAATACATTAAGCCGGAAACGATTAAATTGTTTACAGCATACAATACTGACATCAGCCGTCGCGGTCTTGGGTTTGATAAGCCGGAAAAAGATAATTCCACCCGCAGAGATGCGTATCCGAGCAAGTTCGCTTCACCGCAGGTGTACGGTCACACCGGGTTTACGGGCACCTGCGTTTGGGTTGATCCGCAATACAACCTGGTATTCGTATACCTGAGTAATCGTGTAACGCCCAATGGTGGGGCGAATACAAAAATATCTTCGCTCAACGTACGCGGTAACATCATGGATGTGTTGTACCAGGCCATGGCCTCCAGGTAA
- a CDS encoding Gfo/Idh/MocA family protein has translation MQNEKNEKFHEGRRDFMKQGTLLAGGMLAAPILSHANYFSGAADVIKVALIGCGGRGSGAAVQALRTKQNVQLVAMADAFRDRLDDAYKNIKEGVEGNESRVNVPESNKFVGFDGYKQAIALADVVILTTPPGFRPIHFEEAIKQGKHVFMEKPVATDPAGIARVLATAEQAKAKKLNVVVGLQRRYQNSYRELFKRVQDGAIGDILSMQVYWNQGALWVKPRKPEYTEMEYQMRNWYYFNWLCGDHIVEQHIHNIDVGNWFKGALPVSAVGMGGRSWRNGKEYGEIFDHHYVEYRYADGVVMNSQCRHWKDSTSRVDEELVGTKGRVMCDRAVILDHKGNTIYKFDKKNENNPYQTEHDELFEAIAKGEYKFEDAKRGAETTLSAIIGRMATYSGQTIPWEKALESNINLQPAKYAFDAPPPIIPGADGLYSYAKPGTLKYFS, from the coding sequence ATGCAAAACGAAAAGAACGAAAAATTCCACGAAGGCCGCAGAGACTTTATGAAGCAAGGCACCCTGTTGGCGGGTGGCATGCTCGCAGCCCCGATCTTATCCCACGCCAACTATTTTTCCGGCGCTGCCGATGTGATTAAAGTTGCCCTTATCGGATGCGGCGGCCGTGGTTCCGGCGCAGCAGTGCAGGCGCTTCGCACAAAACAAAACGTACAGCTGGTGGCTATGGCCGATGCCTTCCGCGACCGGCTCGACGATGCATATAAAAATATTAAAGAAGGCGTTGAAGGCAATGAAAGCCGCGTAAACGTACCTGAATCCAACAAGTTCGTGGGTTTTGACGGTTACAAACAGGCCATTGCGTTGGCAGATGTGGTGATCCTTACCACACCTCCCGGCTTCCGCCCTATTCATTTCGAAGAGGCGATCAAGCAGGGCAAACACGTCTTCATGGAAAAACCGGTAGCTACCGATCCCGCTGGCATCGCACGCGTACTGGCCACTGCAGAACAGGCAAAGGCGAAGAAGCTGAACGTGGTAGTAGGCTTGCAACGCCGCTATCAAAACTCTTACCGCGAACTGTTCAAACGTGTGCAGGACGGCGCTATTGGCGACATCCTGTCTATGCAGGTATATTGGAACCAGGGTGCGCTTTGGGTAAAACCACGTAAACCTGAGTATACCGAAATGGAATACCAGATGCGTAACTGGTACTACTTCAACTGGCTTTGCGGCGATCATATCGTAGAACAGCATATCCACAATATTGACGTAGGTAACTGGTTTAAAGGCGCACTGCCCGTAAGTGCTGTCGGTATGGGCGGCCGCTCATGGCGTAATGGCAAGGAGTATGGCGAAATCTTTGACCACCACTATGTAGAGTATCGTTATGCCGATGGTGTGGTGATGAACAGCCAGTGCCGCCACTGGAAAGACTCTACCAGCCGTGTAGACGAGGAACTGGTGGGCACCAAAGGCCGCGTGATGTGCGATCGTGCGGTGATCCTCGATCATAAAGGCAACACCATCTACAAGTTCGATAAGAAGAATGAAAACAACCCTTATCAAACCGAGCACGACGAACTGTTTGAGGCGATTGCCAAAGGCGAATACAAGTTTGAAGATGCAAAACGTGGCGCTGAAACTACGTTGAGCGCCATTATCGGTCGTATGGCTACTTACAGCGGACAAACCATTCCGTGGGAAAAAGCGCTGGAAAGCAACATTAACCTGCAGCCGGCGAAGTACGCATTTGATGCGCCTCCTCCGATTATTCCGGGTGCGGATGGTTTGTATTCCTACGCTAAACCAGGCACGCTCAAATACTTTAGCTAA
- a CDS encoding D-alanyl-D-alanine carboxypeptidase/D-alanyl-D-alanine-endopeptidase — protein MSFRFYLPAILLTFNIINLHAQTKQMQSWANEMLQSPALKNAHTGVAIYDPATGKYLYQYQPDKFFVPASNTKILTLFTGLSFLGDSLPSIRYAENDTAVFIQGMGDPSFLYPDFTYQPAFDYLAKTNKRIILLPAVNENERYGPGWGWGDYADYYQPERNEFPLYGNVAWINYDKRGYSVHPSYFHHPEYFSLQPTPNAGAPVAGREERRNFFYLNYRPGDTSRLEGEVPYITGQLKDIALRLQDTLAKPVAIGDTWPKGVAVRTLYSQPTDSLLQPMMHRSDNFFAEQILMMVSAKLHDTISSRRVIDDILSTSLKDLPDTPQWVDGSGLSRFDLFTPRDFTMILEKMYKAYPKERLFPLFASGGKGTLRAYFREHPGTVFAKTGTLNGVVALSGYLLTAKGKTLIFSILVNNHHNTSTNVRRATEKFLMNVRANY, from the coding sequence ATGAGCTTTCGTTTTTACCTGCCGGCCATTTTGCTCACCTTCAACATTATCAACCTTCACGCGCAAACGAAGCAAATGCAGTCTTGGGCGAATGAGATGTTACAATCGCCTGCGCTGAAAAATGCTCATACCGGCGTGGCGATCTATGATCCGGCCACGGGAAAGTATCTTTATCAGTATCAACCGGATAAGTTTTTTGTACCGGCCTCCAATACGAAAATACTTACCTTGTTTACCGGGCTCTCGTTTCTAGGAGATTCGTTGCCTTCCATCCGTTATGCGGAGAATGATACGGCTGTTTTCATCCAGGGGATGGGGGATCCATCTTTCCTTTACCCTGATTTTACCTACCAGCCGGCTTTCGATTACCTCGCCAAAACAAACAAACGCATCATCCTGTTACCGGCGGTCAATGAAAACGAGCGGTATGGTCCCGGTTGGGGCTGGGGCGATTATGCGGACTATTACCAGCCGGAGCGAAATGAGTTTCCTTTGTATGGCAACGTCGCGTGGATCAACTACGATAAGCGGGGGTACAGCGTGCATCCCTCCTACTTTCATCACCCAGAATATTTTTCATTACAGCCTACCCCCAACGCAGGCGCACCCGTTGCCGGCCGCGAGGAACGCCGCAATTTCTTTTACCTGAACTATCGCCCCGGCGACACGTCAAGGCTCGAAGGCGAAGTACCTTACATTACGGGGCAGCTCAAGGACATCGCTTTACGTTTGCAGGATACGCTGGCGAAACCGGTTGCTATCGGTGACACATGGCCCAAAGGAGTGGCAGTACGCACGCTCTACAGCCAGCCGACAGACTCGCTGCTGCAACCGATGATGCACCGCAGCGACAACTTCTTCGCAGAACAAATTTTAATGATGGTGAGCGCAAAACTGCATGACACGATCAGCTCGCGCAGGGTGATTGACGACATCTTATCCACCTCTTTGAAGGATTTGCCCGACACACCGCAGTGGGTAGACGGCTCGGGGCTTTCCCGGTTCGACCTGTTTACGCCGCGCGACTTTACGATGATCCTGGAAAAGATGTACAAAGCTTATCCGAAGGAAAGACTATTCCCCCTATTTGCCAGTGGCGGTAAAGGCACGCTTCGCGCTTACTTCAGGGAACATCCCGGAACGGTGTTTGCGAAAACTGGCACCTTAAATGGTGTTGTAGCCTTAAGCGGTTACCTGTTAACAGCGAAAGGTAAAACGTTGATTTTTAGCATACTGGTGAATAACCATCATAATACCTCCACCAATGTTCGCAGGGCTACAGAGAAGTTTTTGATGAATGTAAGGGCTAATTATTAG
- a CDS encoding TonB-dependent receptor, whose product MSRPNTFWFWDTDYFRLKTLELGYTLPEKWRKRIGLDDLRIYVSGQNLLTVDKVKIFDPELPSGSGQYYPQTKIYNVGINVTL is encoded by the coding sequence GTGAGCCGCCCCAACACGTTCTGGTTCTGGGATACGGACTACTTCCGTCTAAAAACGCTGGAACTGGGTTACACCCTTCCGGAAAAGTGGCGCAAACGCATTGGCCTGGATGATCTTCGCATCTATGTAAGTGGCCAGAACCTGCTTACCGTTGACAAGGTGAAGATCTTCGACCCGGAATTACCATCCGGTAGCGGTCAATACTATCCGCAGACCAAGATTTATAACGTTGGCATTAATGTAACCCTCTAA
- a CDS encoding RagB/SusD family nutrient uptake outer membrane protein — protein sequence MKLQIKHLLPVCCLFLLAACNKDFLEKKPLDAYSDRDVWNDPSLTQAFVNDMYSQMRHGYNEVMLSSMTDESRFIHNYGTTQSTNGAMSPDDIGAFNLFGEWNKHYTAIRNTNLFFEKIGEVPFKDESLRNRLRGETHFLRAYFYHMLVKYWGGVPLITKSFGLKDKDMLLPRSTFEECVKFIADECDSAAKYLPEVQTGANRGRATKYAALALKSRFLLYAASDLFNRAGTQNASFGYVGGDRVARWTLARNAAKAIIDSAQFDLYKPTSDPVENYTRIFMDKDNVEAIFVKYFHKELLGTDHDKFNGPNGYHNWGGNVPLENFVEGYQMADGTPFDRSNPAHAAKPYVGRDPRFYATILYDGAPWKKRATDGVDLDPIGQIQTGRYEFWNAAKNAVEIRNGLDTRQSSLENWNGTYSGYYLRKFMDISLDAQFFRGDKPWQFFRYAEILLNYAEACIALGQEDEARTYINRIRTRAGMPALAATVTGQALVDAYRYERRYELAFEEHRYFDARRWLIATTAFTGPAKAIDIYAKLGADKVTLTYTYTVLATDVLMRNFQDKHYLLPIQSDEMRRDELLKQNPGY from the coding sequence ATGAAACTCCAGATAAAACACCTCTTGCCCGTATGCTGCCTGTTCCTGCTGGCCGCCTGCAACAAAGACTTCCTAGAAAAAAAACCGCTGGATGCCTATAGCGATCGCGATGTATGGAACGACCCATCGCTCACGCAGGCTTTCGTAAATGATATGTACAGCCAGATGCGCCATGGCTATAATGAAGTGATGCTAAGTTCTATGACAGACGAAAGCCGGTTTATACACAACTACGGCACTACGCAAAGTACAAACGGTGCCATGTCTCCCGACGATATTGGTGCATTCAATTTGTTTGGTGAGTGGAATAAACATTACACGGCGATTCGTAACACCAACCTGTTCTTCGAAAAAATCGGAGAGGTCCCGTTTAAAGACGAAAGTTTACGTAACCGCCTGCGCGGCGAAACGCATTTCCTGAGAGCGTACTTCTATCACATGCTGGTGAAGTACTGGGGCGGCGTGCCGCTTATTACCAAATCATTTGGTCTTAAGGATAAGGATATGTTATTACCGCGCAGCACTTTTGAAGAGTGTGTAAAATTTATTGCTGATGAGTGCGACAGCGCAGCCAAATACTTGCCCGAAGTGCAAACCGGCGCCAACAGGGGTCGCGCTACAAAGTATGCAGCACTGGCGTTAAAGTCACGCTTCTTACTATATGCGGCCAGCGATTTGTTCAATCGTGCCGGTACGCAAAATGCATCTTTCGGTTACGTGGGTGGCGACCGTGTTGCCCGGTGGACGTTAGCCCGCAATGCCGCCAAAGCGATCATTGACTCTGCCCAGTTTGACTTGTACAAACCGACGAGCGACCCGGTGGAGAATTACACCCGCATCTTCATGGATAAAGATAATGTGGAAGCCATTTTTGTAAAGTATTTCCATAAAGAATTACTCGGCACAGACCACGACAAGTTCAACGGACCTAACGGCTATCATAACTGGGGTGGCAATGTTCCGCTCGAAAATTTTGTGGAGGGATACCAGATGGCGGATGGTACGCCGTTCGATCGCAGTAATCCTGCTCACGCTGCAAAGCCTTACGTAGGGCGCGATCCGCGCTTTTATGCAACGATCCTGTACGATGGTGCCCCCTGGAAAAAGCGTGCCACCGATGGCGTAGACCTCGACCCTATCGGCCAGATACAAACCGGTCGTTATGAATTCTGGAACGCCGCGAAAAATGCTGTGGAAATCCGCAATGGTCTTGATACCCGCCAAAGCTCGCTGGAAAACTGGAATGGAACGTATAGCGGATATTATCTCCGCAAGTTTATGGACATCAGTCTCGATGCGCAGTTTTTCAGAGGTGATAAGCCCTGGCAATTTTTTCGCTATGCAGAAATTCTATTGAACTACGCGGAAGCCTGTATCGCCTTAGGGCAGGAAGATGAAGCGCGCACTTACATTAACAGGATACGCACCCGTGCCGGTATGCCCGCGTTAGCTGCCACCGTTACCGGACAAGCCCTGGTAGATGCCTATCGCTATGAAAGACGCTACGAGCTTGCGTTTGAAGAACATCGCTACTTTGATGCGAGGCGCTGGCTGATTGCGACGACTGCATTCACCGGCCCTGCCAAAGCAATAGACATCTATGCAAAGCTGGGCGCGGATAAGGTAACGCTCACTTATACGTACACCGTACTCGCCACCGATGTACTCATGCGCAATTTCCAGGATAAACATTATCTACTACCAATTCAATCTGACGAAATGCGAAGGGATGAATTATTAAAACAAAATCCCGGTTATTGA
- a CDS encoding SusC/RagA family TonB-linked outer membrane protein → MTAIPRLFSAGLLLAAAFLTLGPPHARAQTSTADITVKGKVRDAKNTSLPGVTVLIKGTTKGATTDEKGNFTLNAVNPDATIVVQFIGYESQELPVKGQTTFSILLKESEKQLDEYVVVAYGTQKKVTKTGAVSTVKGSEIRQAPTVNVSNALVGRVAGLVAINSSGEPGYDGSSLLIRGRSTLGNANPLVVIDGIPRDGLQRINPNDIENISVLKDASAAIYGSRAANGVILITTKRGKTSKPMLSYSFNQGFTTPTRLPEMADAATYAQVQNEINEAGGSPITNTPEEIEKFRDGSDPWGYPNTDWLDAVIKPVSMQNRHDVSVRGGNEKILYFVSLGTLYQDGIYKTSATKYRQHSLRANIDANINRYLTIRLDLSGRLEDRNFPPRSAGSIFRALLRGRPTEAAIWPNGLPGPDIEYGDNPVVTSTNEIGYQRDRNYVLNNNLGLLFYVPGVEGLFIDGNFALDNNFNFNKKFTKPWTLYSFAGYDADGEPILNGSQRGVSAPELEEWYNQSQTVTLNGKINYSRTFGKHYLSTFVAVERSEAKGDNLYAIRKYFISDLVDQIFAGSDREKNNGGGGYAYARLNYFGRVSYNYREKYLFDFNWRYDGSQNFPSDKRFGFFPGVSAGWVLSSEDFWKNNIGANVSDYLKLRLSWGQLGNDQIDNFQYLTTYGLSGTGVIFGDELNKAIYQTRTPNPDITWEVANKYDIGIEAKFLNGLLTLEGDYFYEKRSNILAKRRASIPAYTGLILPDENIGRVENSGFEIQLGHKRTIGKFTYEVLGNVYHGNNKILFWDEEPNVPAWQKSTGRQIGSQLYYEAIGIFRDQKAIDDNPHLADARPGDVIFKDVNKDSVINDLDRVRNDQTATPTWVFGFTMAASYKGFDVTMLWQGAAGAKQYLRTESGLIGNFPMEFVQDRWTKNKSTAPGHAPTIATANIG, encoded by the coding sequence ATGACTGCAATTCCACGCCTTTTCAGCGCCGGGCTGTTGCTGGCTGCTGCATTTTTAACCCTGGGGCCGCCACACGCCCGCGCCCAGACTTCCACTGCGGATATCACCGTAAAAGGTAAAGTTCGCGACGCTAAAAACACCTCTCTTCCTGGCGTTACGGTGCTTATAAAAGGCACCACAAAAGGAGCCACTACGGACGAAAAGGGAAATTTCACCCTCAACGCCGTCAACCCCGACGCTACTATCGTTGTGCAATTCATCGGCTACGAGTCGCAGGAGCTGCCGGTTAAAGGACAAACCACATTTTCTATCCTGCTGAAAGAAAGTGAGAAACAGCTGGACGAATACGTTGTAGTGGCGTACGGTACGCAAAAGAAAGTAACCAAAACCGGCGCTGTTAGTACGGTGAAAGGTTCCGAAATTCGGCAGGCGCCTACGGTAAACGTTTCCAATGCTTTGGTCGGACGTGTAGCCGGACTGGTGGCAATCAACTCCAGTGGCGAACCCGGTTATGACGGTTCCAGCCTGCTCATCCGCGGACGGTCTACCTTGGGAAATGCCAATCCGCTCGTGGTAATCGACGGCATTCCACGCGATGGCCTGCAGCGCATCAACCCGAACGATATCGAAAACATTTCCGTTTTGAAAGATGCATCTGCGGCTATCTATGGTTCCCGCGCGGCCAACGGCGTTATTCTTATCACCACCAAAAGAGGTAAGACCAGTAAGCCGATGTTGAGCTACAGCTTTAACCAGGGCTTTACCACGCCTACCCGGCTGCCTGAAATGGCCGATGCTGCTACCTATGCACAGGTGCAGAACGAGATTAATGAAGCTGGTGGCTCGCCTATCACCAATACGCCGGAAGAAATAGAAAAGTTTCGGGACGGCTCCGATCCCTGGGGATATCCGAACACCGATTGGCTGGATGCGGTTATAAAACCAGTATCCATGCAAAACAGGCACGACGTATCGGTGCGTGGCGGTAACGAAAAAATTTTGTACTTCGTTTCGCTCGGTACGCTTTACCAGGATGGCATCTATAAAACGAGCGCCACCAAATATCGTCAACACAGCCTGCGCGCTAATATCGACGCTAACATCAACCGATACCTCACCATCCGCCTCGATCTATCGGGCCGGTTGGAGGACAGGAACTTTCCGCCGAGAAGTGCTGGTTCCATTTTTCGTGCATTGCTGAGGGGCCGCCCTACAGAAGCTGCCATCTGGCCTAACGGCTTGCCCGGCCCGGACATAGAGTACGGCGATAACCCGGTAGTAACCAGTACGAACGAGATTGGCTATCAACGCGACCGTAACTATGTGTTGAATAACAACCTCGGCCTGCTGTTTTATGTTCCCGGTGTAGAGGGGCTGTTCATCGACGGCAACTTTGCGCTGGACAATAACTTCAACTTCAATAAAAAGTTCACGAAACCCTGGACGCTTTATTCCTTCGCCGGCTATGATGCAGACGGTGAGCCGATCCTGAACGGCTCGCAGCGCGGTGTGAGTGCGCCTGAACTTGAAGAATGGTACAACCAGAGCCAAACCGTTACGCTCAACGGTAAAATCAATTACTCCAGGACGTTTGGTAAACATTACCTGAGCACCTTCGTAGCAGTAGAACGCAGCGAAGCCAAAGGCGACAACCTGTATGCCATTCGTAAGTACTTCATCTCCGACCTGGTTGACCAGATCTTTGCTGGTAGCGACCGTGAGAAAAACAATGGCGGCGGCGGATATGCGTATGCACGTCTTAACTACTTCGGCCGCGTTTCGTACAACTACCGCGAAAAGTACCTGTTCGACTTCAACTGGCGGTACGACGGTTCTCAAAACTTTCCGTCGGATAAACGCTTCGGCTTCTTCCCGGGCGTGTCGGCCGGCTGGGTACTCAGCAGCGAGGATTTCTGGAAAAATAATATCGGCGCCAATGTTTCCGATTATTTAAAACTCCGCCTGTCGTGGGGACAGCTGGGTAATGACCAGATCGATAACTTCCAGTACCTCACCACGTATGGCCTGAGCGGTACCGGTGTTATATTCGGCGATGAGTTGAACAAAGCAATTTATCAAACCCGTACGCCCAACCCCGATATTACCTGGGAAGTGGCCAACAAATATGATATCGGTATCGAGGCTAAATTCCTGAATGGTTTACTCACATTGGAAGGCGATTACTTCTACGAGAAACGCTCCAACATCCTGGCCAAACGCAGGGCTTCCATTCCTGCTTACACCGGGTTGATTCTGCCAGACGAAAACATCGGCCGTGTAGAAAACAGTGGTTTCGAAATTCAGCTGGGGCACAAACGCACCATTGGCAAATTCACGTATGAAGTACTGGGCAACGTGTATCACGGTAATAATAAAATCCTTTTCTGGGATGAGGAACCCAACGTTCCCGCCTGGCAAAAATCTACCGGCCGGCAAATCGGTTCCCAATTGTACTATGAGGCTATCGGCATTTTCCGCGATCAAAAAGCGATTGACGATAATCCTCATTTGGCAGATGCGCGGCCTGGCGACGTGATCTTCAAAGATGTGAACAAAGACTCTGTGATCAACGATCTCGACCGCGTGCGTAATGACCAAACCGCTACGCCTACCTGGGTGTTTGGCTTCACCATGGCGGCCAGCTATAAAGGCTTCGATGTTACCATGTTGTGGCAAGGTGCTGCCGGCGCCAAACAATACCTACGTACTGAATCTGGCCTGATAGGCAACTTCCCGATGGAGTTCGTGCAGGATCGCTGGACCAAAAATAAATCGACGGCTCCTGGCCACGCCCCTACGATCGCGACCGCGAATATTGGGTGA